The following coding sequences lie in one Desulfuromonadales bacterium genomic window:
- a CDS encoding type II toxin-antitoxin system prevent-host-death family antitoxin: MERLYARASVSISDLKKNPSRIIHEAEGTPVAILNHNKPSAYLVPAEAFEALMEKLEDYELSRIVEERKDEPTVKVSLDEL, from the coding sequence ATGGAACGTCTCTATGCCCGCGCGTCGGTCAGCATCAGCGACCTGAAGAAGAACCCCTCCCGGATCATCCATGAAGCGGAAGGAACCCCCGTGGCGATCCTGAACCACAACAAGCCCAGCGCCTACCTGGTCCCGGCCGAAGCCTTCGAGGCCCTCATGGAAAAGCTCGAGGACTACGAACTCTCCCGCATCGTCGAGGAGCGGAAGGATGAACCGACCGTCAAGGTTTCCCTCGATGAGCTTTAG
- a CDS encoding AbrB/MazE/SpoVT family DNA-binding domain-containing protein produces MRRKICTIGNSRGVSLPAEALEKLKLAIGSEVEVSVDEEHGRILIEPVRPLEAEYPAGIDAEFVAQVNEFIDRYRPALKKLAE; encoded by the coding sequence ATGCGCCGTAAAATCTGCACCATCGGCAACAGCCGCGGGGTGTCGCTTCCGGCCGAGGCGCTGGAGAAGCTGAAGTTGGCCATCGGCTCGGAGGTGGAAGTGTCCGTCGACGAGGAGCACGGCCGCATCCTCATCGAACCGGTTCGCCCTTTGGAGGCCGAATATCCGGCAGGGATCGACGCCGAGTTCGTCGCCCAGGTGAACGAGTTCATCGACCGGTATCGCCCCGCCCTCAAGAAGCTCGCCGAGTGA
- a CDS encoding type II toxin-antitoxin system RelE/ParE family toxin, translating into MSFSLEFKESALKEWKKLDGGIREQFKKKLAERLDRPRVESVRLRGMADCYKIKLKNAGCRLVYQVDDTRVVVVVVVVVVAVGRRENLAVYKVAGKRVKE; encoded by the coding sequence ATGAGCTTTAGCCTCGAATTCAAGGAGTCCGCTCTGAAGGAATGGAAGAAGCTGGATGGCGGAATCCGGGAACAGTTCAAGAAGAAGCTGGCCGAGCGCCTCGACCGGCCCCGCGTCGAGTCGGTCCGGCTCAGGGGCATGGCCGACTGCTACAAGATCAAGCTGAAGAATGCCGGCTGCCGGCTGGTCTATCAGGTGGACGACACGCGCGTGGTGGTTGTCGTGGTGGTTGTCGTGGTGGCGGTCGGCAGGCGGGAGAACCTGGCGGTTTACAAGGTGGCGGGCAAGCGGGTAAAGGAATAA